In Microbacterium esteraromaticum, the following proteins share a genomic window:
- a CDS encoding VWA domain-containing protein, which yields MIFQPVLHPILLALLCAVPAFFVIRALVKGPSRGLWALRLGMIVVVFAMLLRPGIPGGTSQTLATDTDVVIVVDTTASIVAEDWAGDRPRIDGVRADVQAIVNEYPGARFALISFDAAAQLRLPLTTDATALMSSLDVMRPEVTDQSRGSSIGIANRMLADTLSAAAKASPERARMVFYLGDGEQTASSEPESFASSAKYVDGGAVLGYGTTDGGPMKKTTGAGAAAGEYIEYQGEPAMSVIDEDNLRQVSEQLGIEYQQRAADAEIELPEAPTSTTDYAASGEVGNVIELYWIAALALIALLAVEVAIATMSIVRLRGLSTSTRRVKEASS from the coding sequence GTGATCTTCCAGCCCGTTCTGCATCCGATCCTGCTCGCGCTGCTCTGCGCAGTGCCGGCGTTCTTCGTGATCCGCGCTCTCGTGAAGGGCCCCTCGCGCGGTCTCTGGGCGCTTCGCCTCGGCATGATCGTCGTCGTCTTCGCGATGCTGCTGCGCCCTGGAATTCCCGGAGGCACCTCTCAGACGCTCGCGACCGACACCGATGTCGTGATCGTCGTCGACACGACCGCGAGCATCGTCGCCGAGGACTGGGCCGGCGACCGGCCGCGCATCGACGGCGTGCGCGCCGACGTGCAGGCGATCGTCAACGAGTACCCCGGCGCTCGTTTCGCGCTGATCAGCTTCGACGCGGCGGCGCAGCTGCGCCTGCCGCTGACGACCGATGCCACGGCGCTCATGTCGTCGCTCGACGTGATGCGCCCCGAGGTGACGGATCAGTCGCGCGGTTCGTCGATCGGCATCGCGAACCGGATGCTGGCCGACACCCTCTCGGCGGCGGCCAAGGCGTCGCCCGAACGGGCGCGCATGGTGTTCTACCTCGGTGACGGCGAGCAGACGGCCTCGAGCGAGCCGGAGTCGTTCGCGTCGAGCGCGAAGTACGTCGACGGCGGCGCCGTGCTCGGCTACGGCACGACGGACGGCGGCCCGATGAAGAAGACGACCGGCGCCGGCGCCGCAGCCGGCGAGTACATCGAATACCAGGGCGAGCCCGCGATGTCGGTGATCGACGAGGACAATCTGCGCCAGGTGTCTGAGCAGCTCGGCATCGAGTATCAGCAGCGGGCTGCGGATGCCGAGATCGAGCTGCCGGAGGCACCGACGAGCACCACCGATTACGCGGCCTCGGGAGAGGTCGGCAACGTCATCGAGCTGTACTGGATCGCGGCTCTCGCTCTGATCGCCCTGCTGGCCGTGGAGGTGGCCATCGCGACGATGTCGATCGTGAGGCTGCGCGGCCTCTCGACCTCGACCAGGCGCGTGAAGGAGGCGAGCTCATGA
- a CDS encoding VWA domain-containing protein, with protein sequence MALSMWWMLLVALGALVAAIVIGVLLGIRSRDRRDDRPAALVSRAERLRALPSFRTAVRRRMTLLSAIVALGAVAVLLGGVVAARPMAPKTVQPVNTSRDIMLCLDVSGSMSEVDVEVLSVFEELLKGFEGERIGLTIFNSSPVQVFPLTDDYTFVREQLQNVRGSFDYGDETPEHWVGTLNGPGASLIGDGLAACTMRFDHQDDERSRSVILATDNELAGASILTIEEAAQYAKSKRVRVFALNPVQGKDAQVSAQLSDAAALTGGQSYALRDTTTVGDIISEIQKQEATALKGQAQVVLVDSPNLWIALMLVTVLGFIVLLVFVRDAGRVRDTRSAPDAGRGRA encoded by the coding sequence ATGGCACTGAGCATGTGGTGGATGCTGCTGGTCGCCCTCGGCGCGCTCGTCGCGGCGATCGTGATCGGGGTGCTGCTCGGCATCCGCTCTCGCGATCGGCGCGACGACCGACCGGCAGCTCTCGTCTCACGAGCCGAGCGGCTGCGGGCGCTGCCGTCATTCCGCACTGCGGTGCGGCGACGGATGACGCTGCTGTCTGCCATCGTCGCCCTCGGTGCCGTCGCAGTGCTGCTCGGCGGCGTGGTGGCTGCGCGCCCGATGGCGCCGAAGACCGTGCAGCCGGTCAACACGAGCCGCGACATCATGCTCTGCCTCGACGTGTCCGGATCGATGTCGGAGGTCGACGTCGAGGTGCTGAGCGTCTTCGAAGAGCTGCTGAAGGGCTTCGAGGGCGAGCGGATCGGGCTCACGATCTTCAACAGCTCGCCCGTGCAGGTCTTCCCGCTCACCGACGACTACACCTTCGTGCGTGAGCAGCTGCAGAACGTGCGCGGCAGCTTCGACTACGGCGACGAGACGCCGGAGCACTGGGTCGGCACGCTCAACGGACCTGGTGCCTCGCTGATCGGCGACGGCCTCGCCGCGTGCACCATGCGCTTCGACCATCAGGACGACGAGCGCAGCCGGTCGGTGATCCTCGCGACCGACAACGAGCTCGCCGGCGCCTCGATCCTCACGATCGAAGAGGCCGCCCAGTATGCGAAGTCGAAGAGGGTGCGGGTCTTCGCGCTCAACCCCGTGCAGGGCAAGGACGCGCAGGTCAGCGCTCAGCTCTCGGATGCGGCCGCGCTCACGGGAGGGCAGTCGTACGCCCTGCGCGACACGACGACCGTCGGCGACATCATCTCCGAGATCCAGAAGCAGGAGGCGACGGCTCTCAAGGGGCAGGCGCAGGTGGTGCTCGTCGACAGCCCGAACCTGTGGATCGCCCTGATGCTCGTCACCGTGCTCGGGTTCATCGTCCTGCTGGTCTTCGTGCGAGACGCCGGACGGGTGCGCGACACCCGAAGCGCCCCGGATGCCGGAAGGGGGCGCGCGTGA
- a CDS encoding DUF58 domain-containing protein: MPSLITQVKSKLFIRSSQKSMHALDGAYASLLRGRSLDFEDLRPYEFGDQVRDIDWRATARHGEPLIKRTKATRKHTVLFLVDSGRGMKALAEDEQSKRDLVVLLTGALGFLTVRHGDDFSVVYGDSARVRRLATGSSEGALEHALRTISSAIDEATAMGDRDALLRYAARNISRRMIVVLITDEAPMTGETEGLLRRLKVQHDVLWLTVRDADPVIRPGSGGTHRRDIDSDWLIPDFVHGDVDVMAELAADEAAHTARRDAALRRLEITHAEFGGQVSGVPALLAMLNRRSHARS; this comes from the coding sequence ATGCCCAGCCTGATCACCCAGGTGAAGAGCAAGCTCTTCATCCGCTCGTCGCAGAAGTCGATGCACGCGCTGGACGGCGCGTACGCATCGCTGCTGCGCGGGCGCAGCCTCGACTTCGAGGATCTGCGCCCCTACGAGTTCGGCGATCAGGTGCGCGACATCGACTGGCGGGCGACGGCGCGGCACGGCGAACCGCTCATCAAGCGGACCAAGGCGACACGCAAGCACACGGTGCTCTTCCTCGTCGATTCCGGTCGCGGCATGAAGGCCCTTGCCGAAGACGAGCAGAGCAAACGAGATCTCGTCGTGCTGCTGACCGGCGCCCTCGGCTTCCTCACCGTGCGGCACGGCGACGACTTCTCGGTGGTCTACGGCGACAGCGCCCGCGTACGACGGCTGGCGACCGGCAGCAGCGAGGGCGCGCTCGAGCACGCGCTGCGCACGATCAGCTCGGCGATCGACGAGGCGACCGCGATGGGCGACCGTGACGCCCTGCTGCGCTACGCCGCGCGCAACATCTCGCGCCGCATGATCGTGGTGCTCATCACCGACGAGGCTCCGATGACCGGCGAGACCGAGGGGCTGCTGCGACGGCTCAAGGTGCAGCACGATGTGCTGTGGCTGACCGTCCGCGACGCCGACCCCGTGATCCGCCCGGGCTCGGGCGGCACGCACCGGCGCGACATCGACAGCGACTGGCTGATCCCCGACTTCGTGCACGGCGACGTCGACGTGATGGCCGAGCTCGCCGCCGACGAAGCGGCGCACACCGCCCGGCGCGACGCGGCGCTGCGCCGGCTCGAGATCACGCACGCCGAGTTCGGTGGCCAGGTGTCGGGGGTTCCGGCGCTGCTCGCGATGCTCAACAGGAGGTCGCATGCCCGCTCCTGA
- a CDS encoding AAA family ATPase, whose amino-acid sequence MSEFPISESTSSAPPPPPLPAAPAGAAPLSNDDLARAQRILTVISDSYATKMVGQDRLRMSLLVALIAGGHILLESVPGLAKTTAASTLADTVKASFKRIQCTPDLLPSDITGSQIYDAATGSFRTVLGPVHANFVLLDEINRSSAKTQSAMLEAMQERQTTIGGEVHPLPRPFLVIATQNPIEQEGTYELPEAQMDRFLLKAIVEYPSPAEEFEILNRIDSGALDPDRHVPGAISLDDVHDLQDIASRVYIDPAIRNYIVQLAYVTRNPAPYIGEERARFIKYGASPRASIAFLQASRALALLNGRTHVLPEDVRSLRHLVLRHRVLLTFEADAEGVRSEDIIDEIFASVPTP is encoded by the coding sequence ATGTCTGAGTTCCCGATTTCCGAGTCGACCTCATCGGCGCCGCCCCCGCCGCCCCTGCCCGCTGCGCCCGCCGGCGCAGCGCCGCTCTCGAACGACGACCTCGCCCGCGCACAGCGCATCCTCACCGTCATCTCCGACTCGTACGCGACGAAGATGGTCGGGCAGGATCGCCTGCGGATGAGCCTGCTGGTCGCGCTGATCGCGGGCGGGCACATCCTGCTCGAATCGGTGCCCGGGCTCGCGAAGACGACCGCCGCGAGCACCCTCGCCGACACGGTGAAGGCGAGCTTCAAGCGCATCCAGTGCACTCCCGACCTGCTGCCGAGCGACATCACCGGCAGCCAGATCTACGACGCCGCGACGGGCAGCTTCCGCACGGTGCTCGGCCCTGTGCACGCGAACTTCGTGCTGCTCGACGAGATCAACCGCTCGAGCGCCAAGACCCAGTCGGCGATGCTCGAGGCGATGCAGGAGCGCCAGACGACGATCGGCGGCGAGGTGCATCCGCTTCCCCGGCCGTTCCTGGTCATCGCGACGCAGAACCCGATCGAGCAGGAGGGCACGTACGAGCTGCCCGAGGCGCAGATGGACCGCTTCCTTCTGAAGGCGATCGTCGAGTATCCGAGCCCCGCCGAGGAGTTCGAGATCCTCAACCGCATCGACTCCGGCGCGCTCGACCCCGACCGGCACGTGCCCGGCGCGATCAGCCTCGATGACGTGCACGACCTGCAGGACATCGCGTCGCGCGTGTACATCGACCCCGCGATCCGCAACTACATCGTTCAGCTGGCCTACGTGACCCGCAACCCGGCGCCGTACATCGGCGAGGAGCGCGCCCGGTTCATCAAGTACGGAGCGAGCCCACGCGCGAGCATCGCGTTCCTGCAGGCGTCGCGGGCCCTTGCTCTGCTCAACGGGCGCACGCACGTGCTGCCCGAGGACGTGCGGTCGCTCCGCCACCTCGTGCTGCGTCACCGCGTGCTGCTGACGTTCGAGGCCGATGCCGAGGGCGTGCGCAGCGAAGACATCATCGACGAGATCTTCGCGTCGGTCCCCACGCCGTAA
- a CDS encoding Pr6Pr family membrane protein, producing the protein MTTWWPWARLTASLLGFAAIIAQLTRTLTNAAQSTTEWGSHLPTVAVNFFSFFTVLSNLAAAIMLLVAAVWAWTSGREVTREPRWLAVMLACVATYMITTGIVYNVLLRGIELPQGSTVPWSNEVLHVVIPLFLLVDVLLAPKRRMLSWPALGVIAAFPIAWAIYTLMRANLVTSPGSGAPYWYPYPFLDPHLTPGGYLGVAGYIVGIAVAIIAVGAGVIWWSRRRAEARASR; encoded by the coding sequence ATGACGACCTGGTGGCCGTGGGCTCGGCTCACAGCATCCCTCCTCGGATTCGCCGCGATCATCGCCCAGCTGACTCGCACCCTGACCAACGCCGCGCAGTCGACGACGGAATGGGGGTCGCACCTGCCCACCGTCGCGGTGAACTTCTTCAGCTTCTTCACCGTGCTCTCGAATCTCGCGGCCGCGATCATGCTGCTCGTCGCCGCCGTCTGGGCGTGGACCTCGGGCCGGGAGGTCACTCGCGAGCCCCGCTGGCTCGCCGTCATGCTCGCCTGCGTCGCGACGTACATGATCACGACCGGCATCGTGTACAACGTGCTGCTGAGGGGCATCGAGCTGCCGCAGGGTTCGACGGTGCCGTGGTCGAACGAGGTGCTGCACGTCGTCATCCCGCTGTTCCTGCTGGTTGATGTGCTGCTCGCGCCGAAGCGCCGGATGCTGAGCTGGCCCGCCCTCGGGGTCATCGCGGCGTTCCCGATCGCCTGGGCGATCTACACCCTGATGCGCGCGAACCTCGTGACCTCACCGGGCAGCGGCGCCCCGTACTGGTATCCGTATCCGTTCCTCGACCCGCACCTCACTCCCGGCGGCTACCTCGGGGTCGCCGGCTACATCGTCGGCATCGCCGTGGCGATCATCGCCGTCGGCGCCGGGGTGATCTGGTGGTCTCGCCGCCGCGCCGAGGCCCGCGCGTCTCGCTGA
- a CDS encoding DMT family transporter: protein MPASTDPVTRVAPSGAPRSSGPLVLLAALVTVVLWASAFIGIRGAGPHYEPGALALLRMAVGTAVLTLIALRRGIRLPERRHWWLVAVWGVGWFCVYNLALNAAELTLDAGTAAMVVNLAPLMVVVFSGLFLREGFPRPLIIGAPIAFVGVVLIGMNSRTDAGVDVTGLLLALLAAVMYAGCTLLQKHLLTSGADSTTLTWLGAAAGTVALLPWTGRLVVALHTAPVDATLWVVYLGIFPTAIAFTTWAYVLQRSSAGQTSATTYVVPAIAILLSWMILGEVPTPLMLLGGALCLLGVLVTRTRWRRRT, encoded by the coding sequence ATGCCCGCATCCACCGACCCCGTCACCCGCGTCGCGCCCTCCGGGGCGCCACGGTCGAGCGGACCGCTCGTGCTGCTCGCCGCGCTCGTGACGGTCGTTCTCTGGGCATCCGCGTTCATCGGCATCCGCGGCGCCGGTCCGCATTACGAGCCGGGTGCGCTCGCGCTGCTGAGAATGGCGGTCGGCACGGCCGTGCTCACGCTCATCGCGCTGCGCCGCGGCATCCGGCTTCCCGAGCGACGGCACTGGTGGCTGGTGGCGGTCTGGGGGGTCGGCTGGTTCTGCGTCTACAACCTCGCGCTCAACGCCGCCGAGCTCACGCTCGATGCGGGAACGGCCGCGATGGTCGTCAACCTCGCGCCTCTCATGGTGGTCGTGTTCAGCGGCCTGTTCCTTCGCGAAGGCTTCCCCCGTCCGCTGATCATCGGTGCGCCGATCGCCTTCGTCGGCGTCGTGCTGATCGGGATGAACTCGCGGACGGATGCCGGGGTCGACGTCACCGGGCTGCTGCTGGCGCTGCTCGCGGCGGTCATGTACGCGGGGTGCACGCTGCTGCAGAAGCACCTGCTCACCTCGGGCGCCGACTCGACCACGCTCACCTGGCTCGGCGCCGCCGCGGGAACCGTCGCGCTGCTGCCGTGGACGGGGCGCCTCGTCGTGGCGCTGCACACCGCACCGGTCGACGCGACGCTGTGGGTGGTCTACCTCGGCATCTTCCCCACCGCCATCGCCTTCACCACCTGGGCGTACGTGCTGCAGCGCAGCTCTGCCGGCCAGACTTCGGCGACGACCTACGTCGTGCCGGCGATCGCGATCCTGCTGTCGTGGATGATCCTCGGCGAGGTGCCTACCCCGCTGATGCTGCTCGGCGGTGCGCTGTGCCTGCTGGGAGTGCTCGTGACCCGCACCCGCTGGCGTCGGCGCACCTGA
- a CDS encoding adenylosuccinate synthase, whose translation MPGIVIVGVQWGDEGKGKATDLLGERTDWVVKFNGGNNAGHTVVIGDEKYALHLLPSGILSPGVNAVIGNGVVVDLAVLFQELDALDARGVDTSRLKISANAHIITAYHRTLDKVTERFLGNRRIGTTGRGIGPAYADKINRVGIRVQDLFDENILRQKVEGALDQKNHLLVKVFNRRSITVDEIVDDLLGYTERLRPMVADTGHLVDEALNRGEVVVFEAGQATMLDVDHGTYPFVTSSTATAAGAASGSGVGPNRLDRIVGIVKAYTTRVGSGPFPTELDDEVGEWLRKTGGEYGTTTGRERRTGWYDAPITRYATRVNGITDIVLTKLDVLTGLEQIPVCVAYDVDGTRFDEVPVNQTDFHHAKPIYESFPGWSEDISKARTFDELPQNARDYVLTLEKMSNTRISVIGVGPARDQVIVRHDLID comes from the coding sequence ATGCCAGGAATCGTGATCGTCGGCGTCCAGTGGGGCGACGAGGGCAAGGGCAAGGCCACCGACCTTCTCGGTGAGCGCACCGACTGGGTGGTCAAGTTCAACGGCGGCAACAACGCCGGCCACACCGTCGTCATCGGCGACGAGAAGTACGCGCTGCACCTGCTGCCGTCCGGCATCCTGAGCCCCGGCGTCAACGCCGTGATCGGCAACGGCGTCGTGGTCGACCTGGCCGTGCTCTTCCAGGAGCTCGACGCGCTCGACGCGCGCGGCGTCGACACGTCGCGTCTGAAGATCAGCGCCAACGCGCACATCATCACCGCGTACCACCGCACGCTCGACAAGGTCACCGAGCGCTTCCTCGGCAACCGCCGCATCGGCACCACCGGCCGCGGCATCGGCCCGGCCTACGCCGACAAGATCAACCGCGTCGGCATCCGCGTGCAGGACCTGTTCGACGAGAACATCCTGCGCCAGAAGGTCGAAGGCGCCCTCGACCAGAAGAACCACCTGCTGGTCAAGGTCTTCAACCGCCGCTCGATCACCGTCGACGAGATCGTCGACGACCTGCTCGGGTACACCGAGCGGCTGCGCCCGATGGTCGCCGACACCGGCCACCTGGTCGACGAGGCGCTCAACCGCGGCGAGGTCGTCGTGTTCGAGGCCGGTCAGGCGACCATGCTCGACGTCGACCACGGCACCTATCCCTTCGTGACCTCGTCGACCGCGACGGCCGCGGGCGCGGCATCCGGATCCGGCGTCGGACCCAACCGCCTCGACCGCATCGTCGGCATCGTGAAGGCCTACACCACCCGCGTCGGATCGGGTCCGTTCCCGACCGAGCTCGACGACGAGGTCGGCGAGTGGCTGCGCAAGACCGGCGGCGAGTACGGCACCACCACCGGGCGCGAGCGCCGCACGGGCTGGTACGACGCCCCCATCACCCGCTACGCGACCCGCGTCAACGGCATCACCGACATCGTGCTCACCAAGCTCGACGTGCTCACCGGCCTCGAGCAGATCCCGGTGTGCGTGGCCTACGACGTCGACGGCACCCGCTTCGACGAGGTGCCCGTCAACCAGACCGACTTCCACCACGCCAAGCCGATCTACGAATCGTTCCCCGGCTGGAGCGAAGACATCTCGAAGGCGCGCACGTTCGACGAGCTGCCGCAGAACGCGCGAGACTACGTGCTGACGCTGGAGAAGATGAGCAACACCCGCATCTCGGTGATCGGCGTGGGTCCGGCCCGTGACCAGGTCATCGTGCGCCACGACCTGATCGACTGA
- a CDS encoding lactonase family protein: protein MTRFWVGGYGADMDGDAEGIGLLSVDDGRGPSTLRYRGVAAGVASASWLAAHPTLDVVYAALEGEGTVQAFARSGESELRPLGRPLRAGDGVCHLSVSPGGRMLVASCYGDGRVVRFGIADDGALVPAGVDKAAALRAALFGETDAADGADADPQRARDPHPTPTGDEPRQSHAHAAVFLRDGRIATTDLGFDLVRIWRASGQALALDHEVVLPRGTGPRHMVLHPSGHLHVVTEYSCEVFTLASARDGSWGLVSATPASPIAQVGVDFPAELAVSRDGDTLYTALRGSNTLAALRVRGGGEVLEPLALADAGVDWPRHHLVYDGTLLVSGQRSGTVSVVDLDERTGAPRDVRHVTQAPTPTVIIPAR from the coding sequence ATGACGCGCTTCTGGGTCGGCGGGTACGGTGCCGACATGGACGGGGATGCCGAGGGCATCGGCCTCCTGTCGGTCGATGACGGCCGCGGACCGTCGACGCTCAGGTACCGCGGGGTCGCGGCAGGCGTGGCATCCGCCTCGTGGCTCGCAGCGCACCCCACGCTCGACGTCGTCTACGCCGCACTCGAGGGCGAGGGCACTGTGCAGGCGTTCGCGCGCTCGGGCGAAAGCGAGCTGCGCCCACTCGGCCGGCCTCTGCGTGCCGGCGACGGGGTCTGTCACCTCTCGGTCTCGCCCGGAGGACGGATGCTCGTCGCCAGCTGCTACGGCGACGGGCGAGTCGTGCGCTTCGGCATCGCCGACGACGGCGCGCTGGTTCCCGCCGGGGTCGACAAGGCGGCGGCTCTGCGCGCCGCGCTCTTCGGGGAGACGGATGCGGCGGACGGTGCGGATGCCGATCCGCAGCGCGCCCGCGACCCGCACCCCACGCCCACGGGCGATGAACCGCGCCAGTCGCACGCGCACGCCGCCGTGTTCCTGCGCGACGGGCGCATCGCCACAACCGACCTCGGGTTCGATCTGGTGCGCATCTGGCGCGCGTCGGGGCAGGCGCTCGCACTCGACCACGAGGTCGTGCTGCCACGGGGAACGGGCCCCAGGCACATGGTGCTGCACCCCAGTGGCCACCTGCACGTGGTGACCGAGTACTCGTGCGAGGTGTTCACCCTGGCATCCGCCCGAGACGGCAGCTGGGGGCTCGTCTCGGCTACCCCCGCATCGCCGATCGCGCAGGTCGGCGTCGACTTCCCGGCCGAGCTCGCCGTGTCGCGCGACGGCGACACCCTGTACACCGCGCTGCGCGGCAGCAACACCCTCGCGGCTCTGCGCGTGCGCGGCGGAGGAGAGGTGCTCGAGCCGCTCGCGCTCGCCGATGCGGGCGTCGACTGGCCGCGCCATCACCTCGTCTACGACGGCACCCTGCTGGTGTCGGGGCAGCGGTCGGGCACGGTCAGCGTGGTCGACCTCGACGAGCGCACCGGCGCTCCGCGCGATGTGCGCCACGTCACCCAGGCGCCCACGCCGACCGTGATCATCCCGGCGCGCTGA
- a CDS encoding dihydrolipoyl dehydrogenase family protein, which yields MSDEYDLIVLGAGPVGENVADRAVQGGLTVVIVESELVGGECSYWACTPSKALLRPMQALRAAQHVRGVDGGTITPAEVLARRDDFVSNWSDDGQVTWLRDAGIDLVRGHGRLTAEREVTVTTADGERVLRARHAVAIATGSDAVIPGIPGLAEASPWTSREATGADHVPESLAVIGGGVVGVEMATVYAGLGSAVTLIARHGLLERMEPFAGERVVEGLRGLGVDVRLNSSTSSVRREGDRVTLTLDGGDEITAAEVLVATGRRPRSADIGLEVAGLEPGRSIEVDDTMRVPGSDWLYAVGDVNGRALLTHQGKYQARAAGDVIAARSRGEVVADGPWGRHVATADHAAVPQVVFSEPEVASVGLTADAARESGREVEVVDYDLGWVSGAGLHADGYQGQARMVVDTEREVVVGATFVGADVAEMLQAATIAVAGEVPISRLWHAVPAYPTMSEIWLRLLEEFGRQSA from the coding sequence ATGAGCGACGAATACGACCTCATCGTCCTGGGCGCAGGCCCCGTCGGCGAGAACGTGGCAGATCGAGCAGTGCAGGGCGGGCTGACCGTCGTGATCGTCGAGAGCGAGCTCGTCGGCGGCGAGTGCTCGTACTGGGCCTGCACCCCGTCGAAGGCGCTGCTGCGGCCGATGCAGGCGCTGCGTGCTGCGCAGCACGTGCGCGGCGTCGACGGCGGTACCATCACGCCCGCCGAGGTGCTGGCACGACGCGATGACTTCGTCTCGAACTGGTCTGACGACGGCCAGGTGACCTGGCTGCGAGACGCGGGCATCGACCTCGTACGGGGCCACGGGCGGCTCACCGCCGAACGCGAGGTCACCGTGACGACGGCGGACGGCGAGCGGGTGCTGCGGGCCAGGCACGCTGTGGCCATCGCGACGGGGTCGGATGCGGTGATCCCGGGCATCCCGGGTCTTGCCGAGGCCTCTCCGTGGACGAGCCGCGAGGCGACAGGCGCGGACCACGTGCCCGAATCGCTCGCGGTCATCGGCGGCGGAGTGGTCGGCGTCGAGATGGCTACGGTCTACGCGGGGCTCGGTTCGGCGGTGACGCTGATCGCCAGGCACGGACTGCTCGAGCGCATGGAGCCGTTCGCCGGAGAGCGGGTCGTCGAGGGGCTTCGCGGCCTGGGCGTCGACGTGCGGCTGAACAGCAGCACGTCCTCCGTGCGGCGCGAAGGCGACCGGGTCACGCTGACTCTCGACGGCGGCGACGAGATCACGGCGGCGGAGGTGCTGGTGGCGACGGGGCGCCGTCCGCGCAGCGCCGACATCGGGCTCGAGGTCGCGGGGCTCGAGCCTGGCCGGTCGATCGAGGTCGACGACACGATGCGCGTGCCGGGCAGCGACTGGCTGTACGCGGTCGGCGACGTCAACGGCCGGGCACTGCTCACGCACCAGGGCAAGTACCAGGCGCGTGCCGCCGGCGATGTGATCGCGGCCCGCTCGCGCGGCGAGGTCGTCGCAGACGGCCCGTGGGGCCGTCATGTCGCGACGGCCGATCACGCCGCAGTGCCGCAGGTCGTGTTCAGCGAGCCCGAGGTCGCCTCGGTCGGGCTGACGGCGGATGCCGCGCGCGAGTCCGGCCGTGAGGTCGAGGTGGTCGACTACGACCTCGGCTGGGTCTCGGGCGCCGGGCTGCATGCCGACGGCTACCAGGGGCAGGCGCGGATGGTGGTCGACACCGAGCGCGAGGTGGTCGTCGGCGCGACCTTCGTAGGTGCCGACGTCGCCGAGATGCTGCAGGCGGCGACGATCGCCGTCGCGGGCGAGGTGCCGATCAGCCGGCTCTGGCACGCCGTGCCGGCGTATCCGACGATGAGCGAGATCTGGCTGCGGCTGCTCGAGGAGTTCGGCAGGCAGTCGGCGTGA